The Thermosynechococcus sp. genome has a segment encoding these proteins:
- a CDS encoding vitamin K epoxide reductase family protein, producing MARRRSTPWIYRWSRWLIGGVALAGMLVTAYLTIAKITNREVACPTSGCDVVLNSPWATVFGIPLSLFGFVAYTGMLSLAALPLLLREPQQKELRRQAEATTWLLLFLGAIAMASFSGYLMYILATEIKASCSYCIASAVFSVTLLLLTIVGHEWSDRGQLFFNGVIVAVITLVGVFGIYNARLANTDGPGIPVVNTSGPAEMALARHLTQVGAVMYGAYWCSHCHDQKELFGKQAVRELNYVECDPNGAKPQVERCRAKGIQGYPTWEIHDQLYSGTRSLRELSRLSNYKGPMNFKNE from the coding sequence ATGGCTCGACGACGCTCTACCCCTTGGATCTATCGTTGGTCCCGCTGGCTGATTGGCGGGGTTGCGCTGGCGGGAATGCTCGTGACAGCCTACCTCACGATCGCGAAGATCACCAATAGAGAAGTTGCTTGCCCTACGAGTGGTTGCGATGTCGTCCTCAACAGTCCGTGGGCCACTGTATTTGGCATTCCCCTGTCCCTCTTTGGTTTTGTGGCCTACACAGGAATGCTGTCTCTGGCAGCCTTGCCACTGCTGTTGAGGGAGCCTCAGCAGAAAGAATTGCGCCGTCAAGCTGAAGCCACCACTTGGCTTTTGCTCTTTCTGGGGGCCATAGCCATGGCCAGCTTCAGTGGTTACCTGATGTATATTCTTGCCACCGAGATTAAAGCCAGTTGTTCCTATTGCATTGCCTCGGCCGTCTTTAGCGTTACTTTGCTCCTCTTGACAATTGTCGGTCATGAGTGGAGCGATCGCGGCCAACTCTTTTTTAACGGTGTGATTGTTGCGGTTATTACGCTCGTGGGTGTTTTTGGCATCTACAATGCCCGCCTGGCTAACACCGATGGCCCCGGCATTCCCGTTGTCAATACCTCAGGTCCTGCAGAAATGGCCTTAGCGCGCCATTTAACCCAGGTGGGGGCAGTTATGTACGGCGCCTATTGGTGCAGCCACTGCCATGATCAAAAGGAACTCTTTGGCAAGCAGGCAGTCCGTGAGTTGAACTATGTCGAGTGTGACCCCAATGGTGCCAAGCCACAGGTAGAGCGCTGCCGTGCCAAGGGCATTCAGGGCTATCCCACGTGGGAAATTCATGATCAGCTCTACTCCGGCACGCGATCGCTGAGGGAACTCAGCCGCCTCAGTAACTATAAGGGTCCAATGAACTTTAAGAACGAATAG
- the queG gene encoding tRNA epoxyqueuosine(34) reductase QueG, producing the protein MVSATAIKQFAHQLGFHRVGIVDLRTYTDAHPSGVAALQRWLAQGFQADMEWMANPRRQDIQAVLPGARSIIAVALNYYQPAPQPPPKVKIARYAWGRDYHRVLGKRLQALGQWLQSQVPEIAYRWYVDTGPVQDKVWAEQAGIGWIGKHSNVISRQYGSWILLGELITTLELTGDRPHTNHCGTCTRCLTACPTAAIVEPYVVDANRCIAYHTIENRAAELPAAIAAHLEGWVAGCDICQEVCPWNQRFAQPTDVADFAARSPLLDTTPEELASLSEQTWDELTRGSALRRIKPEQWRRNAQAVLSSS; encoded by the coding sequence ATGGTGAGTGCTACTGCGATTAAGCAATTTGCCCATCAGTTGGGGTTCCATCGGGTGGGGATTGTGGATTTGCGCACCTATACGGATGCCCATCCTTCTGGGGTTGCCGCCCTCCAACGCTGGTTAGCCCAAGGATTTCAAGCGGACATGGAATGGATGGCCAACCCGCGGCGACAGGACATTCAAGCCGTTCTGCCGGGAGCGCGATCGATCATTGCCGTTGCCCTTAACTACTATCAGCCGGCTCCCCAGCCCCCTCCTAAGGTGAAAATTGCCCGCTATGCCTGGGGGCGAGATTACCATCGGGTCCTGGGCAAACGGTTACAAGCTTTGGGGCAATGGTTGCAGTCCCAAGTGCCAGAAATAGCCTATCGCTGGTATGTGGATACCGGTCCTGTGCAGGACAAAGTTTGGGCAGAACAAGCAGGAATCGGTTGGATCGGCAAGCACAGCAATGTGATTTCACGGCAGTATGGCTCGTGGATTCTCCTGGGGGAATTAATCACCACCTTGGAGTTAACGGGCGATCGCCCCCACACCAATCACTGCGGTACCTGCACCCGCTGTTTAACTGCCTGCCCCACGGCTGCCATTGTCGAACCCTATGTGGTGGATGCCAACCGCTGCATCGCCTACCACACGATCGAAAACCGTGCCGCCGAACTTCCCGCCGCAATTGCTGCTCACTTAGAAGGCTGGGTTGCCGGCTGTGACATTTGCCAAGAGGTCTGCCCGTGGAATCAACGCTTTGCCCAACCAACGGATGTGGCTGACTTTGCGGCGCGATCGCCCCTCCTTGACACTACACCTGAGGAACTCGCTAGCCTCAGCGAGCAAACCTGGGACGAACTCACCCGCGGCTCGGCGCTGCGGCGAATCAAACCGGAACAATGGCGGCGCAATGCCCAAGCGGTGCTCTCTAGTAGCTAG
- the purE gene encoding 5-(carboxyamino)imidazole ribonucleotide mutase — translation MSETPLVAIVMGSDSDLPTMQGAIAICERFGLPYEVAILSAHRTPLAMVEFAQNAHQRGLKVIIAGAGGAAHLPGMIASLTPLPVIGVPVPSRHLQGLDSLYSIVQMPAGIPVATVAIGNAQNAGLLAVQLLASHDPELLKQVIAYRQELAATVSAKNEKLQTLGASAYLKQQ, via the coding sequence ATGTCAGAAACGCCGCTGGTTGCCATTGTCATGGGCAGTGATTCCGATTTGCCGACCATGCAGGGGGCGATCGCCATTTGTGAGCGCTTTGGCCTTCCCTATGAAGTGGCGATTCTCTCAGCCCACCGCACTCCCCTTGCCATGGTGGAATTTGCTCAAAATGCCCATCAGCGGGGTCTAAAAGTCATTATTGCCGGTGCGGGGGGTGCTGCTCACTTGCCGGGCATGATAGCCTCCCTAACCCCCCTCCCCGTGATTGGCGTCCCTGTGCCGAGCCGCCATTTGCAGGGGCTGGACTCCCTCTACTCAATTGTGCAGATGCCGGCTGGGATCCCCGTCGCCACGGTTGCCATTGGCAATGCCCAAAATGCAGGCCTATTGGCCGTCCAACTGTTGGCCAGTCATGATCCAGAGCTGCTGAAGCAAGTGATTGCCTATCGTCAAGAATTAGCAGCCACGGTCAGCGCCAAGAATGAAAAACTGCAAACACTCGGGGCTAGCGCTTATCTGAAACAGCAGTAA
- a CDS encoding bifunctional (p)ppGpp synthetase/guanosine-3',5'-bis(diphosphate) 3'-pyrophosphohydrolase, whose amino-acid sequence MNAFAPSLPTDIELPDWLATCLQNPNPENGDDLVCRAFQFAYDLHQGQRRASGEPYIAHPVAVASILRDLGGGPALMAAGLLHDVIEDTAITAEELEANFGAEVRRLVEGVTKLSKFNFSSKTERQAESFRRMFLAMAQDIRVIVVKLADRLHNMRTLEYLPEDRRRAIAQETRDVFAPLANRLGIWRIKWELEDLAFKYLEPEAYRRIQELVAEKRANREAQLQQAIQILQERLSGMGFGYLEISGRPKHLYSIYQKMMRQQKEFHEIYDIAGIRILVATKDECYRALAIVHDCFLSVPGRFKDYISLPKPNQYQSLHTVVIGLGGRPLEVQIRTLAMHHVSEYGIAAHWKYKETGHSLPQQWSVQDQKFTWLRQLLDWQNDLKDAQEYLDSIRDDLFDKEVYVFTPQGDVLALQQGATPLDFAYRIHTDIGNHCAGARVNGRMVPLDTPLRNGDIVEILTQKTAHPSLDWLNFVKTTTARNRIRQWYKRSRREENLQRGRELLEKELGKAGLEALLKSPQMQQVAERSNYQSVDDLVAALGYGEITLNLVVNRLRAITLARPETTPLELPSESAPVNRVPATTKPSDSPILGVEGLVYHIAGCCCPVPDEPIIGVVTLGSRGISIHRQGCSSLEAVSSDRLIPVSWNTNVNQHRPQTYPVDVQIEVIDRVGILKDILTRLTDHQINVRRANVHTHPTGTATIDLCIDIVNAKQLDRILAQIRKITDVLNICRRQPTEVSSP is encoded by the coding sequence ATGAACGCTTTTGCACCTAGCTTGCCGACTGATATTGAATTACCCGATTGGTTAGCGACGTGCCTGCAAAATCCAAATCCTGAGAATGGGGATGATTTGGTTTGTCGAGCGTTTCAATTTGCCTATGACTTGCACCAAGGACAGCGGCGGGCCTCAGGGGAACCCTACATTGCCCATCCTGTGGCAGTGGCGAGTATTTTGCGGGATTTAGGGGGTGGGCCAGCGCTTATGGCGGCGGGGTTGCTCCACGATGTGATTGAGGATACCGCTATTACTGCAGAGGAGCTAGAAGCAAATTTTGGTGCTGAGGTGCGGCGACTGGTGGAAGGGGTCACCAAGCTCTCGAAGTTTAACTTCTCCAGTAAAACGGAGCGGCAAGCGGAAAGTTTCCGGCGCATGTTTTTGGCGATGGCGCAGGATATTCGTGTCATCGTCGTCAAGCTGGCCGATCGCCTGCACAATATGCGCACCCTGGAGTATCTGCCGGAAGATCGCCGCCGTGCCATTGCCCAAGAAACCCGGGATGTCTTTGCTCCTTTGGCCAACCGCTTGGGGATTTGGCGGATCAAGTGGGAACTCGAGGATTTGGCCTTTAAGTACCTGGAGCCAGAGGCCTACCGCCGCATTCAAGAATTGGTGGCCGAAAAGCGCGCCAATCGCGAGGCCCAACTGCAGCAGGCCATTCAAATTCTTCAAGAGCGGTTATCGGGGATGGGCTTTGGCTACCTAGAAATTAGTGGCCGTCCCAAGCACCTCTACAGCATCTACCAAAAAATGATGCGGCAGCAGAAAGAATTCCATGAAATCTATGATATAGCAGGCATTCGCATCCTTGTAGCCACAAAGGATGAGTGCTATCGTGCCCTTGCGATTGTCCATGACTGTTTTCTTTCGGTGCCGGGGCGGTTCAAGGACTACATTAGTCTGCCCAAACCCAACCAGTATCAATCGCTGCACACCGTAGTTATTGGCCTCGGTGGACGCCCCTTGGAGGTGCAAATTCGCACCTTGGCGATGCACCACGTCTCTGAGTATGGCATTGCTGCCCACTGGAAGTACAAAGAAACGGGTCACTCCTTGCCGCAGCAGTGGAGTGTCCAAGATCAAAAATTTACGTGGCTACGCCAACTGCTGGATTGGCAAAATGACCTCAAGGATGCGCAGGAATATCTTGACAGCATTCGCGATGATCTCTTTGATAAGGAGGTCTATGTTTTCACGCCCCAAGGGGATGTCCTTGCCCTGCAACAGGGGGCAACGCCCCTTGACTTTGCCTACCGTATTCACACCGATATCGGGAATCACTGTGCTGGGGCACGGGTGAATGGTCGGATGGTGCCCTTAGATACCCCCCTGCGCAATGGCGACATTGTGGAAATTCTCACTCAAAAAACAGCTCACCCCAGTTTGGATTGGTTGAACTTTGTTAAAACAACAACGGCACGCAACCGTATTCGCCAGTGGTACAAGCGATCGCGCCGTGAGGAAAACCTGCAACGGGGACGGGAATTACTAGAGAAAGAACTGGGCAAAGCCGGTTTGGAAGCACTCCTGAAGTCACCGCAAATGCAGCAGGTGGCAGAGCGCAGCAACTACCAAAGTGTGGATGACCTAGTGGCGGCCCTGGGCTATGGTGAAATCACGCTGAATCTGGTGGTGAATCGGCTGCGGGCAATTACCCTGGCACGTCCAGAGACAACTCCACTGGAACTGCCTTCGGAATCGGCCCCTGTTAACCGTGTACCGGCAACCACAAAACCCAGTGATTCTCCGATTCTGGGGGTGGAGGGCTTGGTTTATCACATTGCCGGCTGCTGTTGTCCTGTGCCCGATGAGCCGATTATTGGTGTAGTGACGCTGGGCAGTCGGGGTATTTCCATTCATCGTCAGGGCTGTAGCAGCCTAGAGGCGGTGTCGAGCGATCGCCTGATTCCGGTGAGTTGGAATACCAACGTCAATCAACACCGTCCCCAAACCTACCCTGTGGATGTGCAAATTGAGGTCATTGATCGCGTTGGTATTCTTAAGGATATTTTGACCCGTTTAACCGATCATCAAATTAATGTACGGCGAGCCAATGTCCACACGCATCCGACGGGCACAGCAACTATTGATTTGTGTATTGATATTGTGAATGCAAAGCAGTTGGATCGTATCTTGGCGCAAATTAGAAAAATCACTGATGTCCTCAACATTTGTCGCCGTCAGCCAACGGAAGTCAGTTCTCCCTAA
- a CDS encoding putative PEP-binding protein codes for MTSLLLEPLQQYPAEALSPTLVALQKTQKVLPPPHPVWLISTPVWQQLRSGVIPLWQAACDRWQQMPPNAADFKALALEITHQLPPLEVGELETIFAECHHFWQQQGGDCHLVLTTYLWQGAVDLPWGLGRGTVLNYPSLPLCHREIEAAFAALVQAKNLYAYWQQGWDFCQLKAVILLYPLSTIVASGWWIGREPRLKAIASGVALPHQGLPLPPKGIELTPAAEQHLEQARRGAASHLWVWHRSQTQVWWGQCLAEPLPIEPVPQAVERTFLAKGLPAAPGQAIAPAIVVTDPCAPAAVAGRILVSKSIPPHWLPLVNAAVGVICEQGGLTSHGAILARELGRPAVVNVANATQQIRSGMTLFLDGHRGAIYQLPPEPLPVVATAAPQAPLPPLVKRLPLQVMVNVSQVSALRLLRSLPCEGIGLLRSELMLLAFLDHRHPYHWLEQGEAEQLRDRWVQHLCQFMRAIAPRPLFYRTLDLRPADYRQLLGGHRFEPETDWGLRGVSRYSHCPELFHLELSALAIAHRLESCPLRIILPFVRSVAEVVYCQRALAEHHLTPDAGVELWVMAEVPAMLFLLADLAKVGVAGITIGTNDLTQLLLGIDREMALPELNEDHPAVRGAIAQLIQGAKAHHLGCSLCGEAPVRHPHWLPWLIDLGIDSISVSPEGVSQVLSHL; via the coding sequence GTGACATCACTCCTTCTGGAACCCCTACAGCAGTACCCAGCCGAAGCTCTTTCCCCAACATTGGTTGCCCTGCAAAAGACGCAAAAAGTCTTGCCACCGCCTCATCCTGTGTGGTTGATTTCTACCCCTGTCTGGCAACAGTTGCGCTCTGGCGTCATTCCCCTGTGGCAAGCAGCCTGCGATCGCTGGCAGCAGATGCCCCCCAATGCGGCGGATTTCAAGGCCCTGGCTTTAGAGATCACCCATCAATTGCCGCCCTTAGAGGTGGGAGAGTTAGAAACAATTTTTGCTGAGTGTCATCACTTTTGGCAACAACAGGGGGGGGACTGTCATCTGGTTCTCACGACCTATCTTTGGCAGGGGGCTGTGGACTTACCTTGGGGGCTGGGTCGTGGGACAGTCTTAAACTATCCCAGTTTGCCCCTGTGTCATCGGGAGATCGAAGCCGCCTTTGCTGCCCTTGTTCAAGCCAAGAATCTCTATGCCTATTGGCAGCAGGGATGGGATTTTTGTCAGCTCAAGGCGGTGATCTTGCTTTATCCCCTAAGTACTATTGTTGCTTCAGGCTGGTGGATAGGGAGGGAGCCGAGGTTGAAGGCGATCGCCAGCGGTGTTGCTCTACCCCATCAAGGCCTTCCCCTGCCACCCAAGGGCATTGAGCTGACGCCCGCCGCGGAGCAACACCTGGAGCAGGCCCGTCGCGGGGCGGCGTCCCATCTCTGGGTTTGGCATCGCAGCCAGACCCAGGTGTGGTGGGGACAGTGCTTAGCAGAACCTCTGCCAATTGAGCCTGTGCCGCAGGCGGTAGAGCGCACATTCCTGGCTAAAGGGCTCCCTGCCGCTCCGGGGCAGGCGATCGCCCCTGCCATTGTGGTCACCGACCCCTGTGCCCCGGCCGCCGTGGCGGGACGGATTTTGGTGAGCAAAAGTATTCCTCCCCACTGGTTGCCCCTCGTGAATGCTGCCGTTGGTGTGATTTGTGAGCAGGGAGGGCTAACGAGCCATGGGGCAATTCTGGCACGGGAATTGGGACGGCCAGCGGTGGTGAATGTAGCTAATGCCACCCAGCAGATTCGTTCGGGAATGACGCTGTTTCTTGATGGTCACCGGGGAGCTATCTATCAACTGCCCCCAGAGCCGTTGCCGGTGGTGGCGACCGCCGCTCCGCAAGCCCCCTTACCGCCGCTGGTCAAGCGGTTGCCTTTGCAGGTCATGGTCAATGTGAGTCAAGTCAGTGCCCTACGCTTATTGCGATCGCTCCCCTGTGAGGGCATTGGCCTATTGCGCTCAGAGTTGATGCTATTGGCCTTTTTGGATCATCGCCATCCCTATCATTGGCTAGAGCAGGGGGAAGCTGAGCAGTTGCGCGATCGCTGGGTGCAGCACCTGTGTCAATTCATGCGGGCAATCGCCCCCCGTCCCCTCTTTTATCGCACCTTGGATTTACGGCCAGCAGATTATCGGCAACTTTTGGGGGGACATCGCTTTGAACCGGAAACCGATTGGGGACTGCGGGGGGTGAGTCGCTATTCCCATTGTCCAGAACTATTTCACTTGGAGCTGTCGGCGCTGGCGATCGCCCACCGTCTAGAATCGTGCCCTCTGCGCATTATCCTCCCCTTTGTGCGCAGTGTCGCTGAGGTGGTTTATTGTCAACGGGCCCTTGCGGAACACCACCTGACACCAGATGCTGGCGTGGAACTGTGGGTCATGGCGGAGGTGCCGGCCATGCTATTTTTGCTGGCCGATCTGGCCAAGGTTGGGGTTGCCGGCATTACCATTGGCACCAATGATCTCACCCAACTGCTGTTGGGGATTGATCGCGAAATGGCCCTACCAGAATTAAACGAAGACCATCCTGCCGTTAGGGGCGCGATCGCCCAACTGATTCAGGGGGCAAAAGCCCATCATTTAGGCTGTAGTCTCTGTGGTGAAGCCCCCGTCCGCCATCCCCATTGGCTGCCCTGGTTAATTGACTTGGGCATTGACAGTATTTCCGTTAGCCCAGAAGGGGTTAGCCAGGTCCTGAGTCACCTCTAG